A single Anopheles arabiensis isolate DONGOLA chromosome 2, AaraD3, whole genome shotgun sequence DNA region contains:
- the LOC120898307 gene encoding uncharacterized protein LOC120898307: MATGKSTPAIEILRYDARYRDQSMEVLRKSFFQQEIVCIGSEVNLTPQAQKDLEQLCLDVADGGVSLIARDTDTDTIVGVSFNVLQTPSSPEDGNYFEQFRDTKCTTDSSRALMQYMITMDAKVNLFERFRVDCLLEIMFLATLPSYAGHGIATRLVEESVQLAKQLKCGQVAPTGDDERSGTVVAKQPQLVSALFTSRISQRVGEKVGFTVINQVPHAEFVYRGQTFSDRAGPEHPFSTLVVKHI; this comes from the exons ATGGCTACGGGCAAGTCTACCCCCGCGATTGAAATCCTACGCTACGATGCGCGCTACCGGGACCAATCGATGGAGGTACTGCGGAAATCATTCTTCCAGCAGGAAATAGTGTGCATCGGATCGGAGGTAAACCTTACCCCACAGGCGCAGAAAGACCTGGAACAGCTGTGTCTCGATGTCGCCGACGGTGGTGTTTCGTTGATAGCGCGGGACACCGACACCGATACGATCGTTGGTGTTTCGTTCAATGTGCTGCAG ACCCCGAGCAGCCCGGAAGATGGCAACTACTTTGAGCAGTTCCGGGACACCAAGTGTACGACCGATAGCTCCCGTGCGCTGATGCAGTACATGATCACGATGGACGCGAAGGTGAACCTGTTCGAGCGGTTCCGTGTGGACTGTCTGCTGGAGATTATGTTTCTCGCCACCTTGCCGAGCTACGCCGGCCATGGCATTGCAACCCGGCTTGTCGAGGAATCGGTCCAGCTGGCGAAACAACTCAAGTGTGGGCAGGTAGCGCCAACGGGCGACGATGAGCGGTCGGGTACGGTCGTCGCCAAGCAGCCTCAGCTAGTGTCGGCCCTCTTTACATCCCGAATCTCGCAACGTGTCGGCGAAAAGGTTGGCTTTACGGTGATCAATCAGGTGCCACACGCGGAGTTTGTTTACCGGGGCCAAACGTTCAGCGATCGGGCCGGTCCTGAGCATCCATTTTCAACGCTCGTCGTGAAGCACATATGa
- the LOC120898308 gene encoding uncharacterized protein LOC120898308, translating into MTSAVSSKDIEIMRYEDRYQLQSLAVLRQSFFLHESVCIGSEVNVTPQAQDDLEQLCAEVLAGGVTMIARHTPTDKILGVAFNILQTPKHQEGASYFEQFRDTKCTTDSSRSVLNYMIAMDAKVNLFEQYGVSCFMDIMYLATLPTYSGHGIATRLVEQSVQLARDLKNGTIVLESKDQSPPELISALFSSNISQRVGEKVGFTFIKEVPHSEFIFRGKSFADRIGPEHPSSQIAVMVI; encoded by the exons ATGACATCAGCAGTATCATCGAAAGATATCGAGATTATGCGTTATGAAGATCGTTACCAACTGCAATCGCTGGCAGTATTGCGCCAATCGTTCTTCCTACACGAATCGGTGTGCATCGGATCGGAAGTGAACGTTACGCCCCAAGCACAGGATGACCTTGAGCAGCTCTGTGCGGAAGTTCTAGCCGGTGGCGTAACGATGATCGCACGTCACACTCCTACGGACAAGATCCTGGGTGTTGCCTTCAATATACTACAG ACACCCAAGCATCAGGAAGGTGCCAGCTACTTTGAGCAGTTCCGGGACACCAAATGTACTACCGATAGTTCACGATCGGTACTCAACTACATGATCGCGATGGACGCGAAGGTGAACCTGTTCGAGCAGTACGGTGTGAGTTGCTTCATGGATATCATGTATCTTGCAACGCTTCCGACCTACTCCGGACATGGAATTGCAACGAGGCTTGTGGAACAATCCGTTCAGCTTGCTCGGGATTTGAAGAATGGGACCATCGTGCTAGAATCGAAGGACCAATCCCCGCCAGAACTCATTTCAGCCCTATTCTCGTCGAACATTTCGCAACGTGTCGGAGAGAAGGTGGGCTTTACATTCATCAAAGAAGTGCCTCACTCAGAGTTTATTTTTCGTGGTAAGTCGTTTGCCGATAGAATAGGACCCGAACATCCATCGTCTCAAATAGCTGTGATGGTGATTTGA
- the LOC120898306 gene encoding ELMO domain-containing protein 2, giving the protein MLPPATTEPKMIFRVFSFFYFLSRPLLKWFLHRFTNLCELQRICYGCPPGATRTKKVQMSLELSRRLPIKKLLHILNELVANDVEDTFLRREIQTRAVGTVLQVKKINPKVHIDFPRSFGTCAERIWGYKRLYFMVEKLRATQYDSEEPEHEAKLMMLWKLLVGDEMQLTGRITDQWQHIGFQGDDPSTDFRGMGVLGLDNLLFLAQNYNGTARHLLSHSHHPKHGYFFAIVGINLTSMAYHLLKAGSARTHFYNHPQQHLTVDTFHQFYCYLFYEFDRYWVECKPKNIMDFNHIQRRFEENIVKLLANDGCYFKMNLSVEDV; this is encoded by the exons ATGCTACCTCCAGCAACAACCGAGCCGAAGATGATATTCCGCGTGTTTAGCTTTTTCTACTTCCTTTCCCGTCCACTGCTCAAGTGGTTTCTGCACCGGTTCACCAATCTATGCGAGCTGCAGCGCATCTGCTACGGTTGCCCGCCGGGCGCAACGCGCACGAAAAAGGTCCAAATGTCGCTGGAGCTGTCCCGCCGTCTGCCGATCAAGAAGCTGCTCCACATCCTGAACGAGCTGGTCGCCAACGATGTGGAGGACACGTTTCTGCGGCGCGAAATCCAAACGCGCGCCGTCGGGACGGTGCTGCAGGTGAAGAAGATCAACCCGAAGGTGCACATCGACTTTCCGCGCTCGTTCGGCACGTGCGCGGAGCGGATATGGGGCTACAAGCGGCTGTACTTTATGGTGGAGAAGCTGCGCGCCACCCAGTACGACAGCGAGGAGCCGGAGCACGAGGCCAAGCTGATGATGCTGTGGAAGTTGCTGGTGGGCGATGAGATGCAGCTAACCGGCCGCATCACCGACCAGTGGCAGCACATTGGCTTTCAG GGAGACGATCCTTCGACCGACTTTCGTGGCATGGGTGTGCTCGGACTGGACAATCTACTCTTTCTCGCACAGAACTACAACGGCACCGCCCGCCACCTGCTGTCCCACTCGCACCATCCAAAGCACGGGTACTTTTTCGCGATCGTCGGTATCAATCTTACCTCGATGGCGTACCACCTGCTAAAGGCCGGTTCTGCCCGCACACACTTTTACAACCATCCACAGCAGCACCTGACGGTGGACACGTTCCACCAGTTCTACTGCTATCTGTTCTACGAGTTCGACCGGTACTGGGTCGAGTGTAAGCCAAAGAACATTATGGACTTTAACCACATCCAGCGACGGTTCGAGGAGAACATTGTGAAGCTGCTTGCCAACGATGGGTGCTACTTTAAGATGAACCTTTCGGTAGAGGACGTTTAA